One genomic segment of Hordeum vulgare subsp. vulgare chromosome 2H, MorexV3_pseudomolecules_assembly, whole genome shotgun sequence includes these proteins:
- the LOC123425811 gene encoding transcription factor ILR3-like yields the protein MASPEGSNWVFDCPLMDDLAAADFAAVPAGGFYWNPPMPPQMHTLAQAVSATPAPNPCAEINSSVSVDWDHAKGQPKNKRPRSETGAQPSSKACREKVRRDKLNERFLELGAVLDPGKTPKIDKCAILNDAIRAVTELRSEAEKLKDSNESLQEKIRELKAEKNELRDEKQKLKAEKESLEQQIKFMNARQRLVPHPSVIPATAFAAAQGQAAGHKLMMPVMSYPGFPMWQFMPPSDVDTSDDPKSCPPVA from the exons ATGGCATCCCCGGAAGGATCAAACTGGGTCTTCGACTGCCCCCTCATGGACGACCTTGCTGCCGCCGACTTCGCCGCGGTACCCGCAGGAGGCTTCTACTGGAACCCGCCGATGCCGCCGCAGATGCACACTCTGGCGCAGGCCGTCTCCGCCACCCCGGCTCCCAATCCCTG TGCTGAAATCAATAGCTCTGTTTCGGTGGACTGGGACCATGCCAAAGGACAACCGAAAAATAAACG TCCTAGATCAGAAACTGGTGCTCAACCTAGCTCCAAAGCATGCAGGGAGAAAGTTAGAAGGGACAAGCTAAATGAGAG GTTCTTGGAATTGGGTGCTGTCTTGGACCCGGGGAAAACACCTAAAATCGACAAATGTGCTATATTAAATGATGCTATCCGTGCGGTAACTGAATTGCGTAGTGAAGCAGAGAAGTTGAAGGATTCAAATGAGTCTCTCCAAGAGAAGATTAGAGAGCTGAAG GCTGAGAAGAATGAGCTGCGAGATGAGAAGCAAAAGCTGAAGGCGGAAAAAGAGAGCCTGGAGCAGCAGATTAAGTTCATGAATGCCCGTCAGAGACTCGTACCACACCCTTCTGTCATCCCAGCTACTGCATTCGCTGCCGCCCAAGGCCAAGCGGCAGGGCATAAGCTTATGATGCCTGTAATGAGCTACCCAGGATTTCCCATGTGGCAGTTCATGCCGCCTTCAGATGTTGATACCTCGGATGACCCTAAGTCATGCCCTCCTGTTGCATAA
- the LOC123425812 gene encoding blue copper protein-like, with protein MKASSGALLAVMAVAALATTALAIDYRVNDSLGWDTYVDYDKWIDGKTFMVGDTITFMYEPYHNVLEVTEADYGSCATSSPMSTHSGGKTTFELTETGTRYFICGIPRHCTNGTMHVKISTVPYDAATAAKMEEAAAAAAPSPASLPSPPADTYADAKTAPAGAPATSTPASASASAPRYQQPAAALAGLVIAALVAIAA; from the exons ATGAAGGCCAGCTCCGGAGCATTGCTCGCCGTCATGGCAGTGGCGGCTTTGGCCACGACGGCGCTGGCGATCGACTACAGGGTCAACGACTCCCTCGGCTGGGACACGTACGTCGACTACGACAAGTGGATCGACGGCAAGACCTTCATGGTCGGCGACACCATAA CGTTCATGTACGAGCCGTACCACAACGTGCTGGAGGTGACGGAGGCGGACTACGGCAGCTGTGCCACGAGCAGCCCCatgtccacccactccggcggcAAGACCACCTTCGAGCTCACCGAGACCGGCACGCGCTACTTCATCTGCGGCATCCCCCGCCACTGCACCAACGGCACAATGCACGTCAAGATCAGCACCGTGCCGTAcgacgccgccaccgccgccaaaATGGAAGAAGCAGCGGCCGCAGCCGCCCCTTCTCCGGCCTCGCTTCCCTCGCCTCCCGCTGACACCTACGCCGACGCCAAGACCGCGCCGGCGGGCGCCCCGGCCACCTCCACGCCCGCGTCTGCTTCCGCGTCCGCGCCGCGGTATCAGCAGCCGGCGGCGGCCTTGGCCGGGCTTGTGATCGCTGCTCTTGTGGCCATTGCCGCGTAA